In Eupeodes corollae chromosome 3, idEupCoro1.1, whole genome shotgun sequence, a single genomic region encodes these proteins:
- the LOC129952139 gene encoding uncharacterized protein LOC129952139 isoform X2: MNSSSVIFSLGVLGIAIITGSAANTITFQPGISYSWIIPPQSRPPSLSQDRPSDDTTFDQRNESPIAPIGGYGHPPFYLRHSHEQLSLPNEFLISSSNSDSQRNGGGGGFSPMPLFRQLDPVDCDGDPTCPNFDITQQQQEQHHRQQSPTTIHQSNIDAIPFPSSSPAITPPSDYRQQPQPDASLGQPVSWPGSLVGAGAGGGGGNGDGIGLLFFVPESASHLPVEQLIRQQLALHRTQFPIDISINCEDAVGSSCRGRSRPPAVRLINLLPPPPPLRSIVRNTENGNYASLPLDEIDNGNSSGSGISGGGKLDSYELNRKWRTIGERLVRNNLQQRQQHLQQEQQQWQLQQNQQELSIGP; encoded by the exons ATGAACAGTTCATCAGTAATCTTCAGTCTCGGGGTTCTTGGAATTGCGATCATCACTGGAAGTGCAGCCAACACTATAACTT TTCAACCAGGAATATCGTACTCCTGGATTATACCACCCCAAAGTCGACCCCCGTCATTATCACAGGATAGACCCTCTGATGATACAACATTTGATCAACGAAATGAATCTCCGATTGCACCAATTGGTGGCTATGGACATCCACCATTTTATCTTCGCCATTCACACGAACAACTAAGTCTTCCCAATGAATTCCTCATTTCATCATCCAACAGCGACTCTCAGAGGAATGGCGGTGGCGGAGGTTTCTCCCCAATGCCCTTATTCCGACAACTCGATCCG GTTGATTGCGATGGTGACCCGACCTGTCCAAATTTTGATATTACCCAACAGCAACAGGAACAGCATCATCGTCAACAGAGTCCCACAACAATTCACCAAAGCAATATTGATGCTATCCCATTCCCTTCGTCATCGCCAGCCATTACACCACCATCAGACTATCGTCAGCAACCTCAACCTGATGCCTCACTAGGGCAACCTGTCAGTTGGCCAGGTAGCCTTGTTGGCGCTGGCGCTGGCGGTGGAGGTGGCAATGGTGATGGTATTGGTCTTCTATTCTTCGTGCCAGAATCAG cATCTCATTTGCCGGTGGAGCAATTGATTCGCCAGCAACTGGCCCTGCATCGGACGCAGTTTCCAATTGACATCTCAATAAATTGTGAGGATGCCGTTGGCTCTAGTTGCCGTGGTCGTAGCCGTCCTCCTGCTGTCAGACTTATAAATTTGcttccaccaccaccaccacttcGATCAATTGTAAGGAATACTGAAAATGGTAATTATGCAAGTTTACCTCTAGATGAAATTGACAATGGCAATAGCAGTGGTAGTGGCATCAGTGGAGGAGGCAAACTCGATAGCTACGAGCTAAATCGAAAATGGAGGACTATCGGTGAAAGGCTTGTTCGAAACAATCTGCAGCAGCGACAACAACATCTACAACAAGAGCAGCAGCAGTGGCAATTGCAACAAAATCAGCAAGAGTTGTCAATAGGACCGTAA
- the LOC129952139 gene encoding uncharacterized protein LOC129952139 isoform X1, with protein sequence MNSSSVIFSLGVLGIAIITGSAANTITFQPGISYSWIIPPQSRPPSLSQDRPSDDTTFDQRNESPIAPIGGYGHPPFYLRHSHEQLSLPNEFLISSSNSDSQRNGGGGGFSPMPLFRQLDPQVDCDGDPTCPNFDITQQQQEQHHRQQSPTTIHQSNIDAIPFPSSSPAITPPSDYRQQPQPDASLGQPVSWPGSLVGAGAGGGGGNGDGIGLLFFVPESASHLPVEQLIRQQLALHRTQFPIDISINCEDAVGSSCRGRSRPPAVRLINLLPPPPPLRSIVRNTENGNYASLPLDEIDNGNSSGSGISGGGKLDSYELNRKWRTIGERLVRNNLQQRQQHLQQEQQQWQLQQNQQELSIGP encoded by the exons ATGAACAGTTCATCAGTAATCTTCAGTCTCGGGGTTCTTGGAATTGCGATCATCACTGGAAGTGCAGCCAACACTATAACTT TTCAACCAGGAATATCGTACTCCTGGATTATACCACCCCAAAGTCGACCCCCGTCATTATCACAGGATAGACCCTCTGATGATACAACATTTGATCAACGAAATGAATCTCCGATTGCACCAATTGGTGGCTATGGACATCCACCATTTTATCTTCGCCATTCACACGAACAACTAAGTCTTCCCAATGAATTCCTCATTTCATCATCCAACAGCGACTCTCAGAGGAATGGCGGTGGCGGAGGTTTCTCCCCAATGCCCTTATTCCGACAACTCGATCCG CAGGTTGATTGCGATGGTGACCCGACCTGTCCAAATTTTGATATTACCCAACAGCAACAGGAACAGCATCATCGTCAACAGAGTCCCACAACAATTCACCAAAGCAATATTGATGCTATCCCATTCCCTTCGTCATCGCCAGCCATTACACCACCATCAGACTATCGTCAGCAACCTCAACCTGATGCCTCACTAGGGCAACCTGTCAGTTGGCCAGGTAGCCTTGTTGGCGCTGGCGCTGGCGGTGGAGGTGGCAATGGTGATGGTATTGGTCTTCTATTCTTCGTGCCAGAATCAG cATCTCATTTGCCGGTGGAGCAATTGATTCGCCAGCAACTGGCCCTGCATCGGACGCAGTTTCCAATTGACATCTCAATAAATTGTGAGGATGCCGTTGGCTCTAGTTGCCGTGGTCGTAGCCGTCCTCCTGCTGTCAGACTTATAAATTTGcttccaccaccaccaccacttcGATCAATTGTAAGGAATACTGAAAATGGTAATTATGCAAGTTTACCTCTAGATGAAATTGACAATGGCAATAGCAGTGGTAGTGGCATCAGTGGAGGAGGCAAACTCGATAGCTACGAGCTAAATCGAAAATGGAGGACTATCGGTGAAAGGCTTGTTCGAAACAATCTGCAGCAGCGACAACAACATCTACAACAAGAGCAGCAGCAGTGGCAATTGCAACAAAATCAGCAAGAGTTGTCAATAGGACCGTAA